A single region of the Vicia villosa cultivar HV-30 ecotype Madison, WI linkage group LG4, Vvil1.0, whole genome shotgun sequence genome encodes:
- the LOC131597959 gene encoding uncharacterized protein LOC131597959 produces the protein MQGMQMQQPTAPAPTPQAAAGPDFRAFFRMDPPEFLGGLDPVIAHDWLYGMEMIFQAIQCTEEEKVIFAAQKMKGPAGRWWNTESTYFTNQGIPKDWQHFKTAFLEKYYPNSVRALKEHEFQSFKQGNMSVSEYAEKFEDMAAYSRQAAYAPDELWKIDQFLMGLNADIVHSVSQREFTTYAECLRQCYVAENTLKRVQEEKKQNKPVRRDQGRSGQHLKPRNSPTINKPVYGDRSNQPPQCGKCNRRHYGNCSFDAKKCFKCGMTGHFARYCTAPDVPEKTKGRIYTLDARKAQGNTNLVAGTCYVNNQPLFVLVDCGATHSFVSYHCARRLGFEASPLPNPMIISSATDDVVEAREVCKECSITFNGRRFLIDLICLPLKKIDVVLGMDWLSANSVYIGCKEKAIFIPAEETTSTDAIEHLLEGTINMVNYLFAQEKSFLLVLTSESKDKKSVLEIPVVCEFSDVFPEDVTSLPPEREVEFSIDLVPGTAPVSIAPYRMSPVELRELKSQLEELLAKHFIRPSVSPWGAPVLLVKKKDGSMRLCIDYRQLNKVTIKNKYPLPRIDDLLDQLKGACVFSKIDLRSGYHQIRVKSSDVSKTAFRTRYGHYEFLVMPFGITNAPAVFMDYMNRVFQPYLDQFVVIFIDDILIYSRTIEEHMEHLRIVLSVLREKQLFAKFSKCEFWMSEVKFLGHVISGGGVAVNPSKVEAVINWERPKNATEVRSFLGLAGYYRRFIMGFSKLALPLTRLTRKEVSFSWNSECEKSFQKLKEKLTTAPVLVIPDPNRSYEVFCDASKKGLGGVLMQDGQVVAYASRQLRSHEEIYPTHDLELAAIVFALKVWRHYLYGVHFEMFSDHKSLKYLFDQKELNMRQRRWMEYLKDFDFDLKYHPGKANKVADALSRKEIKVAELMMLEFGLMEKFRNLDLQFEWAPTGVLISSLCIENELRERIRQAYKFTIHPESTKMYQDLKGNFWWPGMKRDVADYIEQCVICQQVKIEHQRPGGMLQPLDIPVWKWDSISMDFIVGLPRVLGGHDSIWVIVDRLTKSAHFLLVKTTHKVSHLARLFVVEIVRLHGVPSNKMKQAQDRQKSYADKRRRPLEFDVGDHVFLKVTLRLRLKGPFKTRKLSPRYVGPYQIMRRIGEVAYQLALPPSLSGLHDVFHVSQLRKFVPDSFHPILPDTIEVEPDLSFQPKPCRILEYASKSLRSKETPLVKVLWEESCPDESTWELESEMRELYPHLFW, from the exons atgcaaggcatgcaaaTGCAACAACCAACTGCTCCTGCTCCTACTCCTCAGGCTGCAGCAGGGCCTGACTTTCGTGCTTTCTTTCGGATGGATCCGCCGGAGTTCTTGGGTGGCTTGGATCCGGTGATTGCTCATGATTGGTTGTACGGCATGGAGATGATATTTCAGGCCATTCAGTGCACAgaagaagagaaggtgatctttgctGCTCAGAAAATGAAGGGACCAGCAGGTAGATGGTGGAATACAGAATCTACGTATTTCACTAACCAAGGTATTCCAAAGGATTGGCAACATTTCAAGACAGCTTTCTTGGAGAAGTACTACCCCAACAGTGTGCGTGCTCTGAAGGAGCATGAGTTTCAGTCCTTCAAACAAGGCAACATGTCAGTGTCTGAGTATGCGGAGAAATTCGAAGACATGGCTGCCTATTCTAGACAAGCTGCCTATGCACCAGATGAGTTATGGAAGATCGATCAGTTTCTCATGGGGCTGAATGCGGATATTGTACACAGTGTGTCTCAAAGGGAGTTCACCACCTATGCTGAGTGTTTGAGGCAATGCTATGTTGCTGAGAACACATTGAAGAgggttcaggaagagaaaaagCAGAACAAGCCGGTTCGTAGGGATCAAGGGAGGTCGGGGCAGCATTTGAAACCCCGCAATTCTCCAACTATTAACAAGCCAGTTTATGGAGATCGTTCTAATCAACCTCCTCAGTGTGGAAAGTGCAATAGGAGGCATTATGGGAATTGCTCATTCGATGCGaagaagtgtttcaagtgtggaaTGACGGGTCACTTTGCGAGGTATTGTACAGCCCCGGATGTTCCGGAAAAGACTAAAGGTCGCATTTACACTTTGGATGCTAGGAAGGCTCAAGGAAACACCAATCTTGTTGCTGGTACGTGTTATGTTAATAATCAGCCCTTGTTTGTgttagttgattgtggagcaacacattcctttgtttcctatcattgtgcGAGGAGGCTTGGTTTTGAAGCAAGTCCTCTCCCGAATCCTATGATTATCTCGTCAGCTACTGATGACGTAGTAGAAGCTCGAGAAGTTTGCAAGGAGTGTTCTATTACTTTCAATGGTCGTAGATTCTTGATTGATCTCATTTGTCTACCTCTTAAGAAGATCGATGTAGTACTTGGTATGGACTGGTTGTCAGCTAACTCGGTGTACATCGGTTGTAAAGAGAAGGCTATCTTCATTCCTGCTGAGGAGACAACATCAACCGATGCCATTGAACATCTTCTTGAAGGTACGATTAACATGGTCAACTACCTTTTTGCTCAAGAGAAGTCTTTCCTTTTGGTTCTTACGTCAGAAtccaaggacaagaagagtgTATTGGAGATTCCGGTTGTGTGTGAATTTTCCGAtgtatttcctgaggatgttacttctcttccgccggaaagggaagttgaattctctattgatcttgttccGGGTACCGCTCCAGTTTCTATTGCCCCTTATCGAATGTCTCCTGTAGAGCTAAGGgagttgaagagtcagctagaagagttgttggcgaaacacttcattcgtcctagtgtttctccatggggagctccagtcttgttagtgaagaagaaggatggtagtatgcgtttgtgcatcgactaccgacagttgaacaaggtgaccataaagaacaagtatcctctgccgcggattgatgacctcctggatcaattgaaaggagcctgtgtgttctcgaagattgacctcaggtcgggatatcatcagattcgggttaaGAGTTCGGATGTATctaagactgcttttaggacgagaTACGGTCATTATGAGTTCTTGGTTATGCCATTCGGGATAACCAATGCTCCTGCTGTCTTTATGGATTACATGAACCGAGTGTTCCAACCGTATTTGGACCAGTTCGTGGtaatcttcatagatgacatcttgatctaCTCTCGGACTATTGAAGAGCACATggagcatttgaggattgtgttgtCGGTTCTTAGAGAAAAGCAGTTGTTTGCAAAGTTTAgcaagtgtgagttctggatgTCTGAAGTCAAATTTCTTGGACATGTCATATCTGGCGGCGGCGTAGCTGTAAACCCTTCAAAGGTAGAAGCAGTGATAAATTGGGAACGACCCAAGAATGCAACTGAGGTCCGTAGTTTCCTAGGCTTGGCAGGTTACTACCGGAGGTTCATTATGGGCTTTTCCAAGTTGGCGTTACCCTTGACCAGGCTTACAAGGAAGGAGGTTTCGTTTAGTTGGAATTCAGAATGTGagaagagttttcagaaactcaagGAAAAGTTGACTACGGCTCCAGTGTTGGTGATTCCAGATCCAAACCGATCTTACGAAGTGTTCTgcgatgcttctaagaaaggtttaggtggagtgttgatgcaagatggacaggttgtagcttatgcatcgagacagttgagatctcatgaagagatTTATCCTACTCATGACCTTGAACTCGCTGCAATTGTGTTCGCACTTAAGGTGTGGCgacattacttgtatggagttcactttgagatgtttagtgatcacaagagtttgaagtacctctttgatcaaaaGGAACTTAACATGCGTcagaggagatggatggagtacttGAAGGACTTTGACTTTGATTTGAAGTACCATCCCGGTAAAGCTAATAAGGTAGCGGATGCCTTGAGTAGAAAGGAGATAAAAGTTGCAGAACTGATGATGTTGGAGTTTGGCCTTATGGAGAAGTTCAGAAATTTGGATTTACAATTTGAGTGGGCACCAACGGGTGTATTGATTAGTAGCTTGTGTATTGAGAATGAGTTGCGGGAAAGGATCCGTCAAGCATA CAAATTCACCATCCATCCCGAATCgaccaagatgtatcaagacttaaaAGGGAatttttggtggcctggtatgaagagAGATGTGGCTGATTATATAGAGCAGTGCGTGATTTGCCAACAAGTGAAGATAGAGCACCAAAGGCCCGGTGGTATGTTGCAACCATTGGATATTCCTGTTTGGAAATGGGACAGTATATCCATGGACTTCATTGTGGGACTACCACGGGTATTAGGTGGGCATGACTCAATATGGGTGATAGTGGACCGTTTGACTAAGTCCGCGCATTTCTTACTGGTTAAGACAACTCATAAGGTTTCTCACCTTGCGAGGCTTTTTGTAGTAGAGATTGTAAGATTGCATGGTGTACCTTCTa ACAAGATGAAACAAGCCCAAGATCGACAAAAGAGTTATGCGGATAAGCGGAGAAGACCCTTGGAATTTGACGTAGGAGATCATGTATTCTTGAAGGTGACTCtgaggttgaggttgaaaggaccgttcAAAACGCGCAAGCTTAGCCCGAGGTACGTAGGCCCCTATCAGATCATGAGACGGATAGGTGAAGTCGCATACCAGTTAGCGTTGCCTCCTTCACTATCAGGACTGCATGACGTATTCCACGTATCTCAGCTGCGGAAGTTTGTGCCGGACTCGTTTCATCCTATCCTACCAGATACGAttgaagtagaaccagatctttcATTCCAACCGAAACCGTGTCGTATTCTGGAGTATGCTAGTAAGTCTTTGAGAAGCAAGGAGACACCTCTTGTCAAGGTGTTGTGGGAAGAGTCGTGTCCTGACGAATCTACTTGGGAGCTCGAATCAGAGATGCGGGAGTTGTATCCTCACCTattctggtaa
- the LOC131597960 gene encoding uncharacterized protein LOC131597960, which yields MQGGRSPPQKSSDNYDKHENGRLWIGWDPRIWEIKNVMSSEQYLHSEVYLANGTFSHYMTAIYALNQLSHRKNLWNDIQSLGDRINMPWIIIGDYNNVLKVNDRMGGNEVQEYEYRDLENMMEAIGVYEHETQGPHFTWSNKHSQNLIHSRIDRALCNSLWFTKFQDSRIDVLNPHISDHSPLKVWMDRHNMISRQKRRFKFLNCVTEKPEFMEILRSNWQQEIEGRPMYKLWRKLFRLQPELQKLNR from the exons ATGCAGGGAGGTAGGAGCCCACCTCAGAAATCATCAG ACAATTATGACAAACATGAGAATGGCAGACTTTGGATAGGTTGGGATCCTAGAATTTGGGAGATTAAGAATGTAATGTCTTCTGAGCAGTATCTACATAGTGAGGTCTACTTAGCCAATGGTACCTTCTCTCATTATATGACTGCCATTTATGCCCTCAACCAACTGAGTCATAGGAAGAATCTCTGGAATGATATACAAAGCCTGGGGGACAGAATTAATATGCCCTGGATCATCATTGGTGACTACAATAATGTCCTAAAGGTTAATGATCGCATGGGAGGAAATGAGGTTCAAGAATATGAGTATAGAGATTTGGAGAATATGATGGAAGCTATTGGTGTGTATGAACATGAAACCCAGGGTCCTCATTTCACCTGGTCAAACAAACATAGCCAGAATCTGATACATTCCAGAATTGACAGGGCCCTCTGCAATAGTTTATGGTTCACTAAATTCCAGGATAGTAGGATTGATGTGCTAAACCCACACATTTCAGATCACTCCCCTCTGAAAGTTTGGATGGATAGGCATAATATGATTAGCAGACAGAAGAGGAGATTTAAGTTCCTCAATTGTGTGACTGAGAAGCCTGAATTTATGGAGATTCTGAGGAGCAATTGGCAACAAGAGATAGAGGGTAGACCCATGTATAAGCTATGGAGGAAACTCTTTAGACTGCAACCAGAACTACAAAAGTTAAACAGATAA